ttttaaaacaaaaaaaaaaaaaaaattgaaatttatataatNNNNNNNNNNNNNNNNNNNNNNNNNNNNNNNNNNNNNNNNNNNNNNNNNNNNNNNNNNNNNNNNNNNNNNNNNNNNNNNNNNNNNNNNNNNNNNNNNNNNtttttaaattttttaattttttttattttttattttttttttttttttttttttttttttttttttttttttttttaacctcgttactatattatttattctgTAATGctaattttttaaaacaagaaaaaaaaaaaaaaaaaaaaaaaacatcgaaatgaatataaattgtctttttaaaaatatatgcaCTTAATAgaataattaattattttaatttttttacatatgtATTCTTTCCTATTAATTGAtacttttataattaatatatataaatcattatatatgtatatttatcttcttgtatttcttaaatttttttttttttttatcatttctCCTCTGTCATTTTACGTGCATAAGTAtgttcaaaaaaataaaaaaaataataaaaaatgcATTTACCCCTTTTACATTCACACCTTATACGGAAggtaaatattatatatatatatatatatatatatatttttatttatattttatttttttctaatttgTGTTGTCTTTTAAaagttttatatattgataaatGGGATATTCTAAAAAgatacaataataataaaataaaatttacatatacatatatatatatatatataataaatgtataaatattttttgaaaatatcatacatttaatatttgtacTTTTATACACAGAATAAttctattatattattataaggtaaataaaaaaaaaaaaaaaaaaaaaattaaacaCTCAAACaatttgtaaaaaattaaatatatatatatatatgtatacacgtatatattaaaattttaattatatcacacataatatataccaaaaaaaaagataacaaaaatatactatataaaatgtaaacaatgtaattatatactatatattctattaaaaacatacataatttaattaacctttatttataattatcaatttgattattttaaaaacaaggaatgaattatttatttatttattgttatttattattttatttttacaattttttttttttttttttttttttttttttttttactattGAAGAATGTAATAAATCTAAATAAATCTTTctaaaataattttaaaaaataaattacaaacataaaatattattatttcccTATTTCTTTTGATTTTACAATTTCaatatttgtaattttGTCCTGCTGAAGTATAATTTGTCTATATaccaatttttttttcctttttttttgtaaattattaaaattataataagtTGAATCTCTTCTTAATGTTTATTCTGTGGGATGAAAATTTATCGTCTGGTGAAAATCTACAAGGATGAGCCGAAAACGTAACTTTGCCATTAACAACAGgctaaaaaataaaaaaaaaataataaataaatatatatatatattatagtaTATGGGATACCAAATTATATGGCGCTATACAGTTgaaatattcataaatatatatattaaaagattatcatttaattttatttattttttattttttatatattttattttgttttcttACTTTTACGGTATAGACCCTTTTACCATTTTCATCTAAATAAAACCTTAGCATATACATTTTgacaaaatatataattattatataatattattaagtAAATTTTATCGGTATGAAATGATGAAGGGAAtcatttaattatatataaaaaaaaaaaatgttactctttatttgtatatataataaataatttttctcAAAATAGAAacaatgaaaaaaaatatatatattatatataaatatatatatatatatatatatatatatatattatatttatttatttatcatattatattattataatattataatattgtatatattttttattcttaaaattaaaaatattttaattcggtatattttaaaataccATTCATaagaaaattatgaatatattatttattaatatatctatttaaaatataaagattataaatataaatataaatatatataaaataaaactaatatattaaaaaaataaatggaatgttattatatattaaataataataataattacataATATTCGCTCAAAAGAATATACGTTGAAGTTTACCTATATACACttgtaaaataaaacatatatatattatatagtattttatatacatttttttttaatatttattatatatatatatatatatatatatatattttttttatatatatgtaattttattttttgtataaaattagcattttcttctctttttttttttttttttttttttttttcctttaaaatgtcatattaatataattttattcttgtttttttttcgttttacaattttaataatttttattcccaacacaattttttttttaatttttttttttttttttttttttttttttttttttctaaaNNNNNNNNNNNNNNNNNNNNNNNNNNNNNNNNNNNNNNNNNNNNNNNNNNNNNNNNNNNNNNNNNNNNNNNNNNNNNNNNNNNNNNNNNNNNNNNNNNNNNNNNNNNNNNNNNNNNNNNNNNNNNNNNNNNNNNNNNNNNNNNNNNNNNNNNNNNNNNNNNNNNNNNNNNNNNNNNNNNNNNNNNNNNNNNNNNNNNNNNNNNNNNNNNNNNNTAaaagataattataataaatataaaataaaactaatctattaaaaaaataaatattatatatatatatatatatatatatattacataataattacataGTATTTGCTCAAAGGCATATACGTAAAAGTTAACCATATACACTTAcatgtaaaataaaacatatatatatattatataatattttatatacatttttttttaatatttatttcttatatattatatatatatatatatatatttatttatatttatttatttttttttttatttaattttattttttgtataaaattagctttctctttattttttttttcctttaaaATGTCACATTagtataatattattcttgtttttttttcgttttacaatttaaaaaatttttattccCACCACAACTATTATGTAAaggttatatatatatatatatatatgtatgtatgtatgtatatatatatgtatgtatatttctttttttactAATGGTATAAACAAGTCCATCTCTTCGtaatttgtatatttaaatatatttatatatatatatatatatatatatgttaaaagaaaaggaCTAGTGATGGGTAATGGGAATAGTAAAGTggtaaaaatatttttacttatacaaaatgaaagggattttaaaacaaaagaagaaaaagagaTTTATTTACAGATGTTATTAACATTagataatgatgatatttttaagaatgatggtaatttttatgtaataaaaaatattatagaCGATGAAGCAAATATTTCCGTTTTGTTTAAATTTGTAATGAATACTTTGAGGAAGCTTATTCATAATGGTATGAATAGAAATGAAgctatatatatgtatatatatatatatatatatatatatatatttgtgtattgttttgttttacactgatatatattcatatatgtgtacatttatatttatatttatatgttttgttttatttaaaaaatacagAAACAGGAGAGATATTTGTACAGGAATGTAAAATATGCGTAAAAATATTTCGAAACATATTTCCTATAATTCAGTACAATTATAAAAAGTTGAATTTTTTTAGTTTGCTATGGAAAGAAGATAATATTCcatgttttattttacagaattataaatgtaaaaatatattaatactacatatttttaatttcttgttaattttattgtttacagaaaatatatgtataaataaaaaagagaatgtcaacgaaaaaataaatgaaaagtaccttgataataataataataatattacatatataagACCACTGgtaaaaaattatgtagATATTTACAAATTGTGGTCGAgtaaaatgatatatagttgtttatataacaaatgttgtgttaataataatgagaTTGTGAATATGTgctttaaaaatattatgaaaaatgaaaaatatagaCATAGCCTTTTCCAAAAAGAATATAACGATGATATTACAAATAAGGACAAGcttataaaaacattttattcatctgattattatcataaaaataaaatatatcataattcAAATGTAGATAAGTATGAATTTATTAATGATGTAAAAAGAGTTTCCTACAATtgtaatgataaaaatcattttaataatattaataatgatcaccttaataatgtaaataaagATACTGCTGCATCATCATCATCTCAAATTACCATTAATAATCctcatataaataacaataataataataataataataataataatgatgtaATAAATcttgaatatattaaaaatagaacggacatattaaaatgcctattaatattattaagttcatatatgtattataataatgagaACTTTttgaaagaaaaaaattttccTTTATTTCTGTTTACTAGCGGAGAGGTATATTTTAGCGCcaattttttcttatcattattgaccataatatatgaaaatgaatttaattatttcaatttttatttttataatgatacatatttagaattttataatttatgtattcatatattaaatatattgattGATTTTGTGCCGCTggttttaaaaaaaaataaaaaaaaaaggattCACTATATGAATGGTGCCCTCAAATATTTTCGTAAGTGCAAGGAGacaataaataatgatgacaagataaatgataatgaaaaaaaaaataatgacaagatgaatgataatgaaaaaaaaaatgatgacaagataaatgataatgaaaaaaaaaatgatgacaagataaatgataatgataattataattataataatatcaataATTCGTGTTTTAAATCTTCTAAACAAAATTAccatattaatataaaaaataaagaagaaaaaaatgttaagATAGAAAGAGATATTAATATGGATGATACAAATTATTCAAGTTCATGTTCATCGGATGACTccattatttataatgattTTTCTAATGATTCATGTTCTTCTAGTAGTAGTAAAAACAGCGACCAAAGttcttataataattatatagaaaataaaagatcAATAAATGcaaaatacaaatatgagaatgatatatattattcgAATGTTAAcaatgttttaaaaaataaaagattattttttaatttaaaaaaaggtagtagtaattattatatttatttaaaaaagaaaagggATGTAGAAACGTATTGTAGaaataatgtatttttaCAAATGTTACGTGGATTAGATAGGAATactattaaatatatatatagagGTTCTTTAAATATGCTGATAAGTTAtcaattatattatgaaaattataatgaaagTTTGTTATTCTTAGATAACTATTTGTGTTTATTGTGgaatataatgaataataataaacagTTTATAAAGTATATGGAAAAATGTAGCACCGTCGGGGGCATCAAcgaaaataaaaataaaataaaaaaatatgataattataatgataataataataataataatatggaatataataacatttataacaatactcataataattatagaAATGACTTCTCCACAAGCAGTAGCAACCTTTTCGTTTTCTACATTCTCTATATCCTACTATCATTTAATAgtgaaagaaaaaaagaaaagcAAGAATTAGTAACGATCAAAAAACAACAAATTAATAAGGAACATAGccatataaataacaaaattaCAAAAGACAGCgtattttataataacgAAGAGTTTTGTAAAACTATTTCGCATGAAGATTATAATATTCGTAAAGTTGATggtattatttatatatgtttatttattatattaaaattgtcttctaataaaaatatttgtaagaatttaaatgaaaaatatgataaaaaaaaaaaaatcaaatataataatattttaaaaaattcttatgaatttgataattatatagaTTTTGTAGTATGTGCTTTAAATACGTTAATAAATGacaacattttttttttaaaatttgaAAGAATAATTGATATGTCTATTACTATCCTTACTAATATaagtgtatatataaaatcaaTGAATACATATTCATGTGaatgtattataaatatattaaataaagttttaaaaaaagaatggTTACTATCTTCACAGaatcattattattctttattccttttattagactttataaataatatattatcacataatttaattgataattataatttggtatatatgattataaaaaataagcATGTGTTCtttaaaatacataatttGAATCACATATTGAAGAGTAATTATTTTGTAGGTTCATCAACTAAAGGTAgatcaaaaaaaaaaaataataaaaaataaaaaataataaaaaaaaataataaaaaaaataaaaataataaaaataataaaaaaaataaaaaaaataaaaataataaaaaaaataaaaaaaataaaaaaaattattagtattatatatatatatatatatatatatatatatatatttatttatttatttatttatttatttatttatttatttatttatttatttccattttttttatatatatgagattatacatttttattcttttcaCTGTGCAGATTATTGGATACCCACAGAAAGTTGGCTAGTCAGTTGGATGAATAAATTGCCGCtacattttattaacaaaataatttatgaCTTAGCCAATATGgtaaacataaaataaaatatgtgCATAATAAAATGAGGAATTTTACTTTTGTGTcttcacatatatatatttatttatttatttatttatttatttatatctttgAATAAgtacattattattcatttaatatctcatgttgttattttttttttttcttttatagATTGAAGTTGAATGCGAcgaaaaagaaattttaGATTACAATGAAGTGGTAGATTTGATAAAAAGCCACTGTAGTAAGATAGAGAATAAGCAAATACCTTATATAATAAggaaatatgaaaaaaatatattattatcaaaatggttaacaaattatatttattttttaatattccTTCATATGTACAAGAAAaatctttttataaataatggtcttacttttatattttaataataccAGAATAgatttaaatgaatattttatttttatttttttgtatatccatctttttcaattttttaatatataaataattgtCTCATATGGATATTAACaatttgtatttatttatttatttatatattttatatattttacttatttatttatatattttatatattttacttatttatttatttattttttttttttttttgtggTAATATCTctacacatatataaatattattcattatattaaGTGTTACTTTTCATTTTTNNNNNNNNNNNNNNNNNNNNNNNNNNNNNNNNNNNNNNNNNNNNNNNNNNNNNNNNNNNNNNNNNNNNNNNNNNNNNNNNNNNNNNNNNNNNNNNNNNNNNNNNNNNNNNNNNNNNNNNNNNNNNNNNNNNNNNNNNNNNNNNNNNNNNNNNNNNNNNNNNNNNNNNNNNNNNNNNNNNNNNNNNNNNNNNNNNNNNNNNNNNNNNNNNNNNNNNNNNNNNNNNNNNNNNNNNNNNNNNNNNNNNNNNNNNNNNNNNNNNNNNNNNNNNNNNNNNNNNNNNNNNNNNNNNNNNNNNNNNNNNNNNNNNNNNNNNNNNNNNNNNNNNNNNNNNNNNNNNNNNNNNNNNNNNNNNNNNNNNNNNNNNNNNNNNNNNNNNNNNNNNNNNNNNNNNNNNNNNNNNNNNNNNNNNNNNNNNNNNNNNNNNNNNNNNNNNNNNNNNNNNNNNNNNNNNNNNNNNNNNNNNNNNNNNNNNNNNNNNNNNNNNNNNNNNNNNNNNNNNNNNNNNNNNNNNNNNNNNNNNNNNNNNNNNNNNNNNNNNNNNNNNNNNNNNNNNNNNNNNNNNNNNNNNNNNNNNNNNNNNNNNNNNNNNNNNNNNNNNNNNNNNNNNNNNNNNNNNNNNNNNNNNNNNNNNNNNNNNNNNNNNNNNNNNNNNNNNNNNNNNNNNNNNNNNNNNNNNNNNNNNNNNNNNNNNNNNNNNNNNNNNNNNNNNNNNNNNNNNNNNNNNNNNNNNNNNNNNNNNNNNNNNNNNNNNNNNNNNNNNNNNNNNNNNNNNNNNNNNNNNNNNNNNNNNNNNNNNNNNNNNNNNNNNNNNNNNNNNNNNNNNNNNNNNNNNNNNNNNNNNNNNNNNNNNNNNNNNNNNNNNNNNNNNNNNNNNNNNNNNNNNNNNNNNNNNNNNNNNNNNNNNNNNNNNNNNNNNNNNNNNNNNNNNNNNNNNNNNNNNNNNNNNNNNNNNNNNNNNNNNNNNNNNNNNNNNNNNNNNNNNNNNNNNNNNNNNNNNNNATTATTATTGtgattatttattttatttctatttattattatcaaactttttgttctttcctcatttttttttttttttttgggggggatattttttttatatttttttattgatatattcatattacTTTCACTTTGATAATTTTTGTTGTATAAATTTTGTGTCTTCATTTTCCATGTGtttgttattttttcttctttatcCTCATCATTTGTATCAAATGAactataattatttctAATATCCCCCTTTTTAcattttacttttttatttgtttggTTAATgctttttaatttttcatcatcatctttataattattactattattattacaattaGTAGTAGTACACTTATTTGTTGAATAATTTGTATCtacatttataaaattatcatCCATATCGGATGATAATTCTTCTGTAATTAAAAATTCTTCATGATTTATATGATCAAAGGATATATTAATACCCCAAAGAAgcaataaaaaattaataaatgcgtttaattcatttgataaaaaagatTCCTCCTTCTTATCTTCTTTTATGTTActttcatttatattgtctttttttttaatatctttta
This is a stretch of genomic DNA from Plasmodium reichenowi strain SY57 chromosome 14, whole genome shotgun sequence. It encodes these proteins:
- a CDS encoding H/ACA ribonucleoprotein complex subunit 3, putative, yielding MYMLRFYLDENGKRVYTVKPVVNGKVTFSAHPCRFSPDDKFSSHRINIKKRFNLL
- a CDS encoding putative membrane protein (conserved Plasmodium membrane protein, unknown function), translated to MGNGNSKVVKIFLLIQNERDFKTKEEKEIYLQMLLTLDNDDIFKNDGNFYVIKNIIDDEANISVLFKFVMNTLRKLIHNETGEIFVQECKICVKIFRNIFPIIQYNYKKLNFFSLLWKEDNIPCFILQNYKCKNILILHIFNFLLILLFTENICINKKENVNEKINEKYLDNNNNNITYIRPLVKNYVDIYKLWSSKMIYSCLYNKCCVNNNEIVNMCFKNIMKNEKYRHSLFQKEYNDDITNKDKLIKTFYSSDYYHKNKIYHNSNVDKYEFINDVKRVSYNCNDKNHFNNINNDHLNNVNKDTAASSSSQITINNPHINNNNNNNNNNNNDVINLEYIKNRTDILKCLLILLSSYMYYNNENFLKEKNFPLFLFTSGEVYFSANFFLSLLTIIYENEFNYFNFYFYNDTYLEFYNLCIHILNILIDFVPLVLKKNKKKRIHYMNGALKYFRKCKETINNDDKINDNEKKNNDKMNDNEKKNDDKINDNEKKNDDKINDNDNYNYNNINNSCFKSSKQNYHINIKNKEEKNVKIERDINMDDTNYSSSCSSDDSIIYNDFSNDSCSSSSSKNSDQSSYNNYIENKRSINAKYKYENDIYYSNVNNVLKNKRLFFNLKKGSSNYYIYLKKKRDVETYCRNNVFLQMLRGLDRNTIKYIYRGSLNMLISYQLYYENYNESLLFLDNYLCLLWNIMNNNKQFIKYMEKCSTVGGINENKNKIKKYDNYNDNNNNNNMEYNNIYNNTHNNYRNDFSTSSSNLFVFYILYILLSFNSERKKEKQELVTIKKQQINKEHSHINNKITKDSVFYNNEEFCKTISHEDYNIRKVDGIIYICLFIILKLSSNKNICKNLNEKYDKKKKIKYNNILKNSYEFDNYIDFVVCALNTLINDNIFFLKFERIIDMSITILTNISVYIKSMNTYSCECIINILNKVLKKEWLLSSQNHYYSLFLLLDFINNILSHNLIDNYNLVYMIIKNKHVFFKIHNLNHILKSNYFVGSSTKDYWIPTESWLVSWMNKLPLHFINKIIYDLANMIEVECDEKEILDYNEVVDLIKSHCSKIENKQIPYIIRKYEKNILLSKWLTNYIYFLIFLHMYKKNLFINNGLTFIF